The region AAAGTGAAAATTTATCGCTTACATGATAATTGATGTAAGACTGAAAATCCCAATAGGAAGGGTTAAAATCCGTATCTTCATTTAAAGTATTTAGTACCAGATTGGTATTTCTGTACCTTCCTGAAAATAAAGCGGTCAGTTTTTTATTTTTTGAAGCCAACCCTGCCGTTAATCTGCCTCCGATAAGACTGGCTTCTCCCGAAAGTTCAAGCTTTTTAGGTTCTCTGTAATAAATGTTAAGAGCGGAAGACATTTTATCTCCATATCTTGCCTCAAAACCTCCTGCTGAGAAATTAACCGTAGAAACCATATCCGGATTAATGATACTCATCCCCTCCTGCTGAGAGTTTCTGATCAGAAACGGGCGGTAAATTTCAATATCATTAATGTAGATAAGGTTTTCATCATAGTTACCACCACGAACCATATACTGGGAAGAAAGCTCTGTATTGGAGTTTACAGAAGGTAGGGTTTTAAGAATCCCTTCAATTCCTCCTGAAATACTGGCCACATTCTGAGCATCTTTTGCTGATATCTTTACAGCGGAAAGGTCGGTTGTTTTTCCTGACTGTCTCTGGAAAACGACTTCCTCGATATTGGTAACTCTAGTTGTTGTATCTTTTTTCTTGGTCTGAGAAAATACAAATAGAGGAGCCATTAAGCTCAATGGTAAAACTAGTTTTTTCAAAAGAAATGTTTTAAAATTTCAAACGGTTAATTTATAACTTTTATTTTATTATTTGACTCTGCAGGAAAACTTTTGACCATTCTTCCACAAATTTTTCAGGTAATTTCTTTTCTTTTATGGCAGCAATGCACATAAATACATCATTATTCCCTTTTGTAAAGTAATAAATCTGAGACTCCGTAGTTTTGGAATCTTTATAAGAATCTGCCTCCATTGTAAAAAGAATGTACTCTCGTTCATCTTTTTTATTTCTTGCCAATTCTTTTATTTTTAGATTTTTGGTCTTTGCCTGAGTACTTTTTTTAATATTATCAAAAAAAGTCTGTAGCGGAACTGAAGCTACATTTTTAGTAACTAATTTTGTAACAATAATATCATAGTTATCCCAATTCTGACCTTTAGGAATATATTCCATCATGATCATCTGATCATTTTCCTGTTTTTCTTCCAAATGAAGATTATATTTTTCAGGTAAGGAAAATTGTAATGAATCTCTTTTCTGGGCATATACAGATAGAGAAAAGGAGATTGATAAGAACAATAAAAATTTCTTCATTATAAAATAGCTTCTCTTACTCTTGTCAATTTTTGTAATAAATCTTCTAATAAATCAAGTCTTAACATATTGGCTCCATCAGATAAGGCGGTTTCAGGTGTTGGATGGGTTTCTATGAAAATCCCGTCCGCACCTACAGCAATTCCTGCTTTGGCAACCGTTTCAATAAGATCCGGCCTTCCTCCTGTCACTCCTGAACTTTGGTTAGGCTGCTGTAAAGAATGCGTAACATCCAAAATAACCGGAGCATATGCTCTCATCGTAGGAATTCCCCTGTAATCTACAATGAGGTCTGTATATCCGAAAGAATTTCCTCTTTCAATGATCGCAACTCTAGGATTATCAGAATCGGTAATTTTCTGAACAGCAAATTTCATAGATTCCGGGGAAAGGAACTGCCCTTTTTTAAGGCTTACACATTTTCCTGTTTTTGCTGCAGCGACCAAAAGGTCTGTCTGACGTACTAAAAAAGCAGGAATCTGCAGAACATCAACATACTGAGCTGCCAAAGCAGCATGTTCGTTCTCATGAATATCTGTTGTTGTTGGAATATTGAATGTTTCCCCGACTTTTTTAAGGATTCCCAAAGATTTTTCTTCGCCAATTGTCGTAAACGAGTCTACTCTACTTCTGTTGGCTTTTTTGAAACTTCCTTTAAAAATATAGGGAATATTATATTTATTAGTCAGTTCTACCACTTTTTCAGCAATTCTAAGAGCCATATCTTCGCCTTCAATAATACAAGGACCGGCAATAAGGAAAAAGTTTTTTGAATCTTTGTGATGAATATTATCTAAATACTGAATCATTTTATTTTTTATTAAAAAGTTCAGTAAAAATACTGAGAAAGTTTCAGAATCGGAAATTATTTGAAGGCTTTAATACTATGATGATAATAGCTCTAGTCTTTCAATTTCTAAATTTTTCTGAGTTTTAGTTTATACGAATGGATGGATGCTTCGACTTCGCTCAGCATGACATCGTTACAAAGCAATATTAAGTTAAAGATTGATAGTATTCGGCTGTCATGCTGAGCTTGCCGAAGCATCTTTTCTATTCAATCCAAGAAGGATTTGAAATTAAAATTTCTTTAAAATCTTTTCAAAAGTATTGATATTCCTGCTTGTAAACTGATCTTTCAAAGTTTTCTTTCCTAAAATCTTTCCAAAAGTAGAATCTAAAGTATTCCCTTTCGGAACTTGCCAGTAAAAGATATTATTCACGATCTTAGCGTCTTCATGGTCTGTTTTTACGGCGTTTTCAAATTCCTGCATCAGAACTTTTTCAACACCATCGTTTCCGACAAAAGTATAGGAATGAAGATCATCATTTTTTTCAAAAGGGTTCCCCTTCCAAAATTGTTCTATTTCCTCCTGGGATTTAATGAACAGATAAGCCTCGTAAGAAAAATGTTCAGACATGGCTTTTTCAAGAATTTCTTTTAGTTCTCCGGCTTTTTTATCTGATGAAAAAATAATATTTCCGGAAGCCAGAACGGAAGCAACATTTTTCACTCCTGCATCTTTAAATACCTGGCAAACTTCTGCCATTTTCATATTGGTTCCTTTTACATTAACTCCGCGAAGAAAAGCACAGTATTTCATGGTTGATAGATTGGTTAAATTGTTAAGCTGCTAAGTTGTTAATTTGTTGAATTGTTGAATGATTATATTATTTAATTTTTACATATAAGTTATAATCTGTTCCGGATGGTTTCAGATGATAAATTTTATCAAGAATTTTATTCTGGCTGTTTAGATGTTCTTTAATTCGAAATTCCTTCAAAAGCTTATAATGGGTTTTATAATATTCAGCATCTTTTTCGGTAAACAAATCTTTATAAGAAAGCAGGTATTTAGGTTTTCTTTTCTTTACCGTATTGATCCAATAATTGACTTTGTCTTTTTTGATCTCTTCCTGAATCTGCTTATCGACCAATCCTACTTCATCAATTGTTTTTAATCCCGAGAAATAAGGAATATAACCTGCAGGTTCAAGCAGAATCCATTGTTTTTTGTCTTTTTCATATAAATCCAGATAAAGCCCGATTGATCTTCTGTAATTCCATTCCCCGTTTCCTGTGGCAATGGAATGTACCGTCTGAAAAGCCAACATTGGAAGAATATAGAAAACAACCAGAGAACACAGCCAAATATTTCTTTTTTCTTTCTGCTCTAATACAAATACTATAACCGGAACAAAAAGTAAAATTTGAGGAATCCAATAATACCAATCGAAAAGACTTTTCTGTGAAAGAAAAATAATCTGTTTCGTCCAGGCAAAAATAAAAATCATCCACAAGAATTTATTTCTTTGCGTTTGTGCTTTCTGTCTTATGATAAAAATGAAACATACGATCTCAAAAACAGCCACAAGAATGGTAAAAGGATTCAAATCTCCGGGTAATTTAAGCATTCCCCAAAAGTTACCGTAATTCAGTCTGAAATAATCCCAGTTTTGCTGTAATGTAAAATTGTTGTCATAGCGCAGTTTTTTAGCAACGATTGTATTGTTGATCAATTCTCCAAAATAAAACCAGTTAAAAGCTAATGCGATACTGATTCCTAAAATACCTCCGAAAACATAGCTCCATTTTATTTTTCGATTCCAAAAAGTATCGACTAGAAAGACAATTCCCAAAAAAATGGCTGAATCTATTCTGGTAAATAAAATTAAAACAGGAAAAATAAGTAAAGCCCATTTTTGCTCTTTTTTGAAGCCATAATACAGCAAAGTCATTTCTAAAAAGAACAGGATTCCGTATTCCATTCCTAAAATAGAAATCTTAATAGAGGGAGGGAGAATACCAAAAAGAAATATGAAAATTGCTTGATGCCAAGCGTTTTTAAAAATCAAATTTGAAAGGAAAAGACTTCCTATTGTAAACAATACGGTATTAAAAATAAGTAATGGTTCTATAAAGTTTTCTTTCCCGAAAATCAGATTGAAAAAATAGGATACAAAAACATATAGATGCGTAGTAGAAGCAGAGATTTTAGTAGCTCCGTTAAAACCTATAACTCCATAATCCATAAGGTTCTGAGCGACTCTCCAGGTAATAAAAGCATCTTCCTGAATATGATGGGTGAGCAAAAAATACAGTTTTACAATAATTGCAAAGAAAACAGCATAAATGGGAAGATATTTATTTTGAGGTTCGGTCATTATGTATTTTTAATGACGCAAAGATAATTTTAAAATTTCTGATTATCAACAAATAAAAAAACGGAACCGAAGTTCCGTTTTTAAATACTTATTGTGTCGCTTTTATAATCGCATTGGTAATCTGTTGTTCTTTTTCTTTGGAGTAAGTAGAATCGTATGGTTCCATCACATCAAATAAATATTGGTAGAAAGGCGTTATCTTTTGTACTTTTTCAGATTCTTTCATCGCCTTTTCTTTACCCATTTCTTTAAGATTCTCTACAAATCTGTTGAATCTGCTGTCAATAGGCTCTATTGATTTTACCAGATAATTATACGCTTTATCTTTTTGACCTATTTTTCTGTATCCATCAGTAACCGCAGAAACAACTAATGAATATTCCATAGGTTTGCTTCTCATTTCCCTTCCTATCAGTTTCTGGTCATGAGGACTTAGTTTCAGATAATATTCGTATTCTTCAAAGATTCCTTTTTTGAGCACGTCTGCTAATTTCAATGCTTTCTGTTCCTGGCCTGCAACAATATATCCGTAAACTATAGAGCTTAATGAACGAGGATCATTGTATTTTTCTGCAGGAATTTCTTTTGCCGCAAGATCCAGTAATTCTAAAGCTTTTGCCTTTTGACCGCTTAATGCCAATGTCGCTGCTGCTCTACCTGCAGAGCTTCTGTAGCTGATAATATTTGAAGTAGCCGTTTCATCAAAATGCGTATTCAGATCTTTAAAATTACCCCATCTATAGTTTTTAACCACATTATAAAGTGAATTTCCATCTACTCTTCCTAAATCTCCGTCTGCAGTTTGAGGGGTATGAATAGGAATTAATCTATAACTAAATCCGTCAAACTGTAAATATTCATCAAGATAGAAAATATTTTCACTGTCATAGATACCTCCTGAAGAGAAGCTTACCGGTCTTTTCCAATCAAAGTTAGCAAGCAGATCAAGCATCATCAGGTTGCTCTTGTACAATGTATTGGCTTTATAATCAATCATAATCTGATTCGCTACATTTGGAAGATCTGACGCATTGATGATTCCTGCTTTTACCGCATTTTCTTTATTGACAGGCAAGATAAATTTGGTTACCGGAAGGATATTGTATTTTTCATATTTTTCTTCTCCGAAGTACATTTTTAAAAGCTCATCTTTTTCAGGTGATTTCGTTTTGATGAAGTTAAGAGCTTCTTTCAATGTTATAGAATCCTGTGTAAGATATTTTCTGAATGACTGGAATTCTGTTTCCGGAGCGCCTTGTTGTTTCAACATTGAGAAAACTCCTTCCCAATCTTCTTTCTTCATCAGATAAATCTGGTCATTTACACCGTCTCTGTAGTCATCATGAGTAAGGATACCCGGAATTCCTGCTGCATTGTACGTTCTTCTTTTTACCTGATCCAAATTCCAAGGAGTCGATGCCAACGTAAAGTTAACCACTTTCACGTCATCACGGAATCTTTCTGTCTCCTGAATTGCCCAAACCGGATAAGTATCATTGTCTCCATACACCAATAAAATATCATTCTTTGGCAAAGATTTCAAAATTGAATATCCGTAATCGTAAGAAGTATATCTGTTGTGTCTGTTGTGTACATTATAATTCTGGAAGCCCATCATAAAAGGAACTCCTAATAACACTACGCCTGCAACAATATTTGCGGCATTGGATTTTATTTTAGACTGTAAAAACCAAAGAATAGCTCCGGCTCCTAAACCAATCCATATCGCGAAAACATAGAATGAACCTACCATCGCATAATCTCTTTCCCTTGGCTCAAAAGGTTTTACTCCTGTATAGAAAATAATCCCAACGCTCATTATAATAAAGATTGAAAGCATTGCATAGAATCTTCCGAAATCTCTGTTTAACTGGAAAAAGAATCCAATTAACCCTAAAATTAGAGGTAAGAAGAAAAACTTAACGGTACTTTCATTTTTATATTTTGCAGGCATTGCTTCCTGATTTCCCCACATCGCATTATCAATAAAAGAGATTCCGGAGATCCAGTTTCCTCTTGTATTTTCAGTGCTTCCTTCAAGGTCATTCTGTCTTCCTACAAAGTTCCAGAATAAATATCTTACAAAATAATATCCGTTTTGGAAAGTAATAAAGTAATCCATATTCTGAGCCAATGAAGGCTTCTGAACATTAATCAAATCGTAAGGTTTTACTTTAAGATAATCTGAAGCGGTAATCGTTCCGTCTTCGTATTTTGCTCTTAATTCTTCAAAAATCTGTTTTGCCTGAGGATCATCAGCAATATCTGCATTGTCATAGTTGAATGTAAAATCAGGCGCTCCATACATAGAAATATAGTTAGCCATTACCTGCTTATCTTCACTAAACATTCTCGGCATTAAGCTTACATGCGATTTGTTGAACACATAGTTGAATCGATCTCCCGTTTTTCTGTAGGTTCCGCTTTTTTCATCTTTTTCGTAGATGTCACCTGTTTTAACTGTTTTAAAGCTTCCATCCTCATTTTTCTCAATTCCTTTTGCATCTAAAAATGCTGTATAATTCTGTCCATAAATTGTTGGCCAGTCACCATACTGTTCTCTGTTATAATAATCCAGCATACCAATTGCTGTATCAGGATCATTAAGGTTCATTGGCGGATTTGCATTGGCTCTGATCGGAATTACCATCCAGCAAGAGAAACCGATAATCATATATACTACAGATAATGCAGCCGTCTGAAATACGTTTCTTTTTGATTTTCTTGCATACTTAATAAGGAAATAACAAATGGCAACCATTAAGATAAACGCAACGATAGTTCCTGAATGGAAAGGTAGTCCCAATCCGTTTACAAAGAAGATCTCAAGTCTTCCGAACATCGTCATGATCAATGGGAAAATAATTTTGAAAACAATAATTAAAATTCCCAAAGTAATTAAGTTTGCCCAGATAAAATTCTTCCAGGTGAACTTATAGTTTCTTGCATAATACACTAAACAAACTGCCGGAATTGCCAGCATACACATCATATGCACTCCCACAGAAAGACCAAGGATGAAGAAAATAAGGATAATCCATCTTTCATTGGCAGCATCTTTATATTCATTTTCCCATTTAGTAATCAACCAAACTAATAAAGCAATAAACATAGAAGCCATAGAATATACTTCACCTTCTACAGCAGAAAACCAAAATGTATCTGAAAAGGTAAAACACAAAGCGCCTACAACTCCTGCAAAAAGGATAGAGATTTCCTGATGTTTTGTTACTTCTTCAAAATCTTTGTTCAGAAGTCTTCTTAAAAAATGAGTGATCGTCCAGAACAAAAACAAAATTGTAAATGCACTGAATAATGCAGACATTCCATTAATAACAATTGAGTAGTTTTCACCATTTCCAAAAGCAAAAATAGCTGCTACTGCGCCCACGATCTGGAACAATGCTGCTCCCGGTGCGTGTGTCACTTCCAGCTTTACTGCCGAAGAAATATATTCCCCACAATCCCAGAAACTAAAATTGGGCTCTATGGTCGAAAGATAAGTGAAAAATGCAATGACAAAAATCACCCATCCGAGAAAGGTGTTCCATTGCCTAAAAGTCCAGTTTTTCATAGTATAAAATCAATTATGCGAAAATAACGTTTTTAGATCATTCCGTGGGGATTTTAACAAAATTTAAAAATTTGGCGTAGTATTTGCCAAGTCTCTACAGGGAAAATTATAAATTAAAAAATATTTTTTAACCAATCGATCGTTTGAAATTCAACAAAAGTTTAAAAATTATTTATTTTTTTGTATTTTTGCCGTCAGATTTTTATTGAAAATAACAAATAATGAGTAATGTTTACGATAATATTCTTGGCCTAATAGGAAACACTCCTATGGTGAAGCTTAATACTGTTACGAAAGATATTCCTGCAACCGTTTATGCCAAGTTAGAATCATATAATCCTGGACATTCCACTAAAGATAGAATCGCACTTCATATTATAGAAAACGCTGAGAAAAAAGGCTTGTTAAAAGAAGATTCTGTAGTTGTAGAAA is a window of Candidatus Chryseobacterium colombiense DNA encoding:
- a CDS encoding DUF2723 domain-containing protein — encoded protein: MKNWTFRQWNTFLGWVIFVIAFFTYLSTIEPNFSFWDCGEYISSAVKLEVTHAPGAALFQIVGAVAAIFAFGNGENYSIVINGMSALFSAFTILFLFWTITHFLRRLLNKDFEEVTKHQEISILFAGVVGALCFTFSDTFWFSAVEGEVYSMASMFIALLVWLITKWENEYKDAANERWIILIFFILGLSVGVHMMCMLAIPAVCLVYYARNYKFTWKNFIWANLITLGILIIVFKIIFPLIMTMFGRLEIFFVNGLGLPFHSGTIVAFILMVAICYFLIKYARKSKRNVFQTAALSVVYMIIGFSCWMVIPIRANANPPMNLNDPDTAIGMLDYYNREQYGDWPTIYGQNYTAFLDAKGIEKNEDGSFKTVKTGDIYEKDEKSGTYRKTGDRFNYVFNKSHVSLMPRMFSEDKQVMANYISMYGAPDFTFNYDNADIADDPQAKQIFEELRAKYEDGTITASDYLKVKPYDLINVQKPSLAQNMDYFITFQNGYYFVRYLFWNFVGRQNDLEGSTENTRGNWISGISFIDNAMWGNQEAMPAKYKNESTVKFFFLPLILGLIGFFFQLNRDFGRFYAMLSIFIIMSVGIIFYTGVKPFEPRERDYAMVGSFYVFAIWIGLGAGAILWFLQSKIKSNAANIVAGVVLLGVPFMMGFQNYNVHNRHNRYTSYDYGYSILKSLPKNDILLVYGDNDTYPVWAIQETERFRDDVKVVNFTLASTPWNLDQVKRRTYNAAGIPGILTHDDYRDGVNDQIYLMKKEDWEGVFSMLKQQGAPETEFQSFRKYLTQDSITLKEALNFIKTKSPEKDELLKMYFGEEKYEKYNILPVTKFILPVNKENAVKAGIINASDLPNVANQIMIDYKANTLYKSNLMMLDLLANFDWKRPVSFSSGGIYDSENIFYLDEYLQFDGFSYRLIPIHTPQTADGDLGRVDGNSLYNVVKNYRWGNFKDLNTHFDETATSNIISYRSSAGRAAATLALSGQKAKALELLDLAAKEIPAEKYNDPRSLSSIVYGYIVAGQEQKALKLADVLKKGIFEEYEYYLKLSPHDQKLIGREMRSKPMEYSLVVSAVTDGYRKIGQKDKAYNYLVKSIEPIDSRFNRFVENLKEMGKEKAMKESEKVQKITPFYQYLFDVMEPYDSTYSKEKEQQITNAIIKATQ
- a CDS encoding DUF1697 domain-containing protein, giving the protein MKYCAFLRGVNVKGTNMKMAEVCQVFKDAGVKNVASVLASGNIIFSSDKKAGELKEILEKAMSEHFSYEAYLFIKSQEEIEQFWKGNPFEKNDDLHSYTFVGNDGVEKVLMQEFENAVKTDHEDAKIVNNIFYWQVPKGNTLDSTFGKILGKKTLKDQFTSRNINTFEKILKKF
- the kdsA gene encoding 3-deoxy-8-phosphooctulonate synthase, coding for MIQYLDNIHHKDSKNFFLIAGPCIIEGEDMALRIAEKVVELTNKYNIPYIFKGSFKKANRSRVDSFTTIGEEKSLGILKKVGETFNIPTTTDIHENEHAALAAQYVDVLQIPAFLVRQTDLLVAAAKTGKCVSLKKGQFLSPESMKFAVQKITDSDNPRVAIIERGNSFGYTDLIVDYRGIPTMRAYAPVILDVTHSLQQPNQSSGVTGGRPDLIETVAKAGIAVGADGIFIETHPTPETALSDGANMLRLDLLEDLLQKLTRVREAIL